TTTCAGACAATTGGATTTCCAATTCCTGAAATTCAACTTCTTTGGTCAATGAGTTAAATTCTCTATTGTTACGAACGCTTTCTTGTTGTTTGGTGTATTTTTTGATTGCCTCTTTGTGCTCATCAATTGCATTTTTCTTTACCTTGATCAGGTCTTCGATTACTTCGAGATCACTTTTCAACTTTTCTGAACGGGTGCTCAAGCCAGCAACTTCATCTTCTAGATCTTCTACTTCAAGAGGAAGTTCCCCTCTTACGTTTCTGATTTCGTCAATTCTAGAGTCAATAAGTTGTAAATCGTAAATTGCTCTTAACTTGTCCTCAACACTTAATTCTTTCGTATTCGCCATATTCTATAAGTACTTAACTGGATTTGTATTTTCTTCTGATAAAATGATTGCAAAATTAAGGATTTTTTTCCGAAGAAAGTCAACAATATAATTTTTTGTATAGCGTTCGCTTTCAAAATGTCCAATATCGGCCAAAAGCAATTGATTTTCGGCTTCATAATATTGATGATATTTCAAATCGGCGGTCAAAAAAGCATCTGCTCCGGCTTGAATCGCATTTTTTATGGCAAAACTTCCTGCTCCGCCAAGAACGGCTACTTTTTTTATTTTTTTTCCTGTAAAGTCAGAATGTCGAATCCCACCGCATTGCATTTTTTCTTTTGCAAAATGCAGAAACGCTTCTGCTTCCATAGGAGTTTCTAATTCTCCAATCATTCCTAAACCAATGTTTTGATGTTGGTTTTGCAATTCGTAAATTTCATACGCCACTTCTTCGTAGGCATGACTTTTAAACAGCGCTTTTAGGATTTTGTTTTCCAAATGTTTCTCGAAAGTGACTTCGATTTTGATTTCATCGCCCTGTACAAATTCAAATCGTTCTCCAATTTGAGGATTACTGTGTTCGTTGCCCATGTAGGTTCCGATTCCTTTGGAGTTGAAACTGCAATTTTCATAATTTCCAATTGTTCCGGCTCCGGCATCAAATAATGCGTTTCGAACTTCTTCGGCATTTTCAGGAATAGTGTAAGTCACTAATTTTCGAATGAAATTTTGCTTCGGAATCAAGACTTTAGTATTTATTAATCCTAAAGCTTTACAAAATATTTTATTTACCCCTTCCTGATGGTTGTCTAATGCGGTGTGAACTGCATAAATGGCAATGTCATTTTTGATGGCTTTAATCACTGCGCGTTCCACATAGTTTTTTCCTGTAATTTTTTTCAATCCGGAAAATAATATGGGGTGAAAACAAACTACCAAATTGCATTTTTTTGTAATTGCTTCTTCTATGACGTTTTCTATAGCATCATGGCAAACTAAAACGCCAGTTGCCTCGGTTTCTTGATCGCCTACCAATAATCCTACGTTATCAAAATCTTCGGCATAGGCGAGTGGCGCCATTTCTTCGAGTACGGAAATTATTTCTTTGATTTTCATAGATTAGCCACGGATTGTACCAATTTTCACGAAGTAAAAAGTAAAAATTGAATTTTTAAATTATATTCAAAGATATAGATTAATTATTTTACTATAAATTAATCGGTGCTAATTCGTGTAAATCGTAGCTAAAATTTTATCTTCGTAAAATGAATTTACTGCGAAAATTGCTGTTTCCGTTTGCCATTTTATATGGCCTGATAACGAGTATTCGAAATTTTCTTTATGACCAAGGTATTCTTAAATCCTATTCTTTTGATATACCTATTATTGCTGTTGGAAACCTTAGCGTTGGCGGAACCGGAAAAACGCCTCAGATTGAGTATTTGATTCGGTTGCTTTCGCATCAATATAAAGTGGCCACATTGAGTCGCGGATACAAAAGACAATCAGAAGGGTTTATTTTGGCGGATGGTACCACAAATGCAGC
This region of Flavobacterium lacustre genomic DNA includes:
- a CDS encoding Nif3-like dinuclear metal center hexameric protein, encoding MKIKEIISVLEEMAPLAYAEDFDNVGLLVGDQETEATGVLVCHDAIENVIEEAITKKCNLVVCFHPILFSGLKKITGKNYVERAVIKAIKNDIAIYAVHTALDNHQEGVNKIFCKALGLINTKVLIPKQNFIRKLVTYTIPENAEEVRNALFDAGAGTIGNYENCSFNSKGIGTYMGNEHSNPQIGERFEFVQGDEIKIEVTFEKHLENKILKALFKSHAYEEVAYEIYELQNQHQNIGLGMIGELETPMEAEAFLHFAKEKMQCGGIRHSDFTGKKIKKVAVLGGAGSFAIKNAIQAGADAFLTADLKYHQYYEAENQLLLADIGHFESERYTKNYIVDFLRKKILNFAIILSEENTNPVKYL